The following proteins come from a genomic window of Drosophila sulfurigaster albostrigata strain 15112-1811.04 chromosome X, ASM2355843v2, whole genome shotgun sequence:
- the LOC133848020 gene encoding mucin-5AC gives MLREVQQRRTAVNYSRLWMLPLLGLCIASFGLRCDARAVNVSNTWTMPQEGLNVFYRFFRDRISWFEADAVCQFHHANLVTVDNSFQFDATRDLLRELDVNDIVWIGLMRPQNSDRFMWSNSRPLVADTGYWAESLPLMDAPLCAVIDPIRDYRWHALRCGGPETASFLCEMPVPSWADACILKEMPNLTMQYMADTASIELIRNCQEEGLLRHTCRGKEDRERAIRELICPKERLEAQRINDITNSHFKSLQIINNIRTDNNENNDIELLPLVPNYGGSALKLEVATAAPAPAAAGEHFSLDKLMLADGPVAHYHIPDEVPMPVKKSAKKVNAHDDYQAKKLKQQQQQEKQLLLEKQLQMEKQQQQQQQEQEEKPLSHLDMMMGDQPALSEEQLPEDVSDSDVSNEILEALPHKKKTLPQDLRTMAPIPEETLATTTTVAPLPTTKKAIATKKTTTTTTTTTTTTAAPPTTTEAAAATTTAATTVTTTTIAAPVTTPVAATTTAAAIASTTETASVTTTTTAATTVGSSSSSNTPAATTTTKSTAPLTTATTKATTEINIMSSTSKTTTTSTTTTTTTTTAAPAPATTTTETEAVATTVVANSNSNINMNPAPTTAATAAAMPIATSTVSIAHPIHPAQQQRVDELLLPQHPHIKETADNSHFIPPMLLVKSHYVPPAKHGEHSEHLEHGEHVEHGEHKLEHKLEHVEHITTTPLPVTTTVKIAATTTTAKPATTSTITATTTTAAARESEMSTSSGINIAGVTATAAPSSPTTTTTTAATTTIASSTSATTAAAAAGVAATTATPKLLTTEMPHLPSTTTTKQPATSNENSSNATTAAPAAAASTTSTAAPTTTSSAAAASTQMKTDTKKRVHSEESESEPEAEVAAAAAGAAATDSDAADDDDNDEIDARGATTARHNFLQEETEAPFKPNRRRSLTKPETVSYFKKILG, from the exons GTGAACGTGAGCAACACCTGGACAATGCCACAGGAGGGCCTGAATGTGTTCTATCGCTTCTTTCGTGATCGCATCTCGTGGTTCGAGGCTGACGCCGTTTGCCAGTTCCATCATGCCAATCTGGTGACAG TCGACAacagttttcaatttgatgcAACGCGCGACCTGCTGAGGGAATTGGATGTGAACGACATCGTTTGGATTGGTCTCATGCGACCGCAGAACTCGGATCGTTTTATGTGGTC CAACTCACGTCCCTTGGTTGCGGATACCGGCTACTGGGCCGAATCGTTGCCCCTCATGGATGCTCCGCTGTGCGCTGTCATCGATCCCATACGCGACTATCGATGGCACGCACTGCGTTGTGGCGGACCGGAAACCGCTTCGTTCCTCTGCGAGATGCCCG tgccTAGCTGGGCCGACGCTTGCATATTGAAGGAGATGCCCAATCTGACGATGCAGTATATGGCGGACACGGCGAGCATTGAGCTGATCCGGAACTGCCAGGAGGAGGGACTCTTGCGACACACTTGTCGCGGCAAAGAG GATCGTGAACGTGCCATACGTGAGCTGATCTGCCCGAAGGAACGTCTGGAGGCGCAACGCATCAATGACATCACCAACTCGCACTTCAAGTCGCTGCAAATCATCAACAACATACGCAccgacaacaacgagaacaacgaCATCGAACTGTTGCCCCTGGTGCCCAATTACGGAGGCAGTGCCCTTAAGCTTGAGGTGGCCAccgcagctccagctccagctgccgCAGGAGAACACTTCAGCCTCGACAAGCTAATGCTGGCCGATGGCCCAGTGGCACACTATCACATACCGGATGAGGTGCCGATGCCGGTCAAGAAATCGGCCAAGAAGGTGAATGCACACGACGATTATCAGGCCAAGAAGttgaagcagcaacagcaacaggagaagcaactgctgctggaGAAACAGTTGCAGATggagaagcaacagcagcaacaacagcaggaacAGGAGGAGAAGCCCTTGTCGCATCTTGACATGATGATGGGCGACCAGCCGGCGTTGAGTGAGGAGCAATTGCCGGAGGATGTCAGCGACAGCGATGTGTCTAATGAGATACTCGAGGCGTTGCCGCATAAGAAGAAGACATTGCCACAGGATTTGCGCACGATGGCGCCAATACCGGAGGAAACATtggcaaccacaacaacagttgcaccCTTGCCAACCACTAAGAAAGCAATAGCTACcaagaagacaacaacaacaacaacaactactactacaacaacagctgcaccgccaacaacaaccgaggcagcggcggcaacaacaacagcagcaacaactgtaactacaactacaattgCAGCGCCAGTAACAACACCAGTAGCAGCAACcactacagcagcagcaattgcatcCACAACCGAAACAGCAAgtgtcacaacaacaacaacagcagcaacaactgtaggcagcagcagcagcagcaacacgccagcggcaacgacaacaaccaaaTCAACGGCGCCAttaacgacagcaacaacaaaagcaaccactgaaattaacataatgtcatcaacaagcaaaacaacaacaacatcgacaacaactacaactacaactacaacagcagcaccagcaccagcgacaacaacaacggaaaCGGAGGCGGTAGCAACTACAGTTGTCGCCAACTctaacagcaacatcaacatgaatCCGGCgccgacaacagcagcaacagcagcagcaatgccgATAGCAACGTCGACGGTCAGCATCGCACATCCGATACATCCGGCACAGCAGCAACGCGTTGATGAGCTGCTGCTACCCCAGCATCCACACATTAAGGAAACGGCGGACAATTCGCATTTCATACCACCAATGTTGCTAGTCAAGTCACACTATGTGCCGCCAGCCAAACACGGCGAGCACTCGGAGCACTTGGAGCATGGCGAACATGTTGAGCATGGTGAGCACAAGTTGGAGCACAAGCTGGAGCACGTAGAGCACATTACAACAACTCCGTTGCCGGTGACAACAACCGTGAagatagcagcaacaacaacaaccgctaagccagcaacaacatcaacaatcacagcaacaacaacaacggcagcagcaagagAGTCTGAAATGTCAACATCGAGTGGCATCAATATTGCTGGtgtgacagcaacagcagcgccatcatcaccaacaacaacaacaacaacagcagcaacaacaaccattgCCAGCagcacatcagcaacaacagcagcagcagcagctggagttgcagcaacaacagcaacgccaaAATTGCTGACCACTGAGATGCCTCATCTGCCTTCAACgaccacaacaaaacaaccaGCCACATCTAATGAAAATAGTTCAAatgcaaccacagcagcaccagcagcagcagcctcaacaacatcaacagcagcaccaacaacaacatcatcagcagcagcagcttcaactCAAATGAAAACTGATACCAAGAAGCGAGTGCACAGCgaagagtcagagtcagagccagaGGCGgaggtggctgctgctgctgcgggtGCAGCTGCCACTGATAgtgatgctgctgatgatgatgataatgatgaaatTGATGCAAGAGGCGCCACAACAGCACGACACAACTTCCTACAGGAGGAAACTGAGGCGCCATTTAAGCCAAATCGACGACGCTCGCTAACAAAACCGGAAACTGTTAGCTATTTCAAGAAGATCTTGGGCTAA